Proteins encoded by one window of Epinephelus moara isolate mb chromosome 18, YSFRI_EMoa_1.0, whole genome shotgun sequence:
- the LOC126404976 gene encoding neoverrucotoxin subunit alpha-like: protein MRTLMRTAGLLMDPDEDCRSTRNSLSRDVCELALDTNTVNRFLTLSDNNRKVMLVKQIQAYPDHPDRFDYWPQLICRTGLTGRCYWEVEWRGWVYISVSYRRVRRRGDRDDCVWIKNAVSRWSLPVDVTEEKHRESLTRDDTPSHGGHFLSMLQIRSTESR from the exons atgaggaccctgatgaggactgctggtctactgatggaccctgatgaggactgtcgGTCCACTAGGAACAGTCTCAGTCGGG ACGTCTGTGAACTGGCTCTGGACACCAACACAGTGAACAGATTTCTCACACTGTCGGACAACAACAGGAAGGTGATGCTCGTGAAACAGATCCAGGCGTATCCTGATCATCCGGATAGGTTTGACTACTGGCCTCAGCTGATTTGTCGGACTGGTCTGACTGGTCGCtgttactgggaggtggagtggaGAGGATGGGTTTATATATCGGTAAGTTACAGAAGAGTCAGacggagaggagacagagacgaCTGTGTTTGGATAAAAAACGCCGTCTcacggtggtcacttcctgtcgacgttacagaggagaagcacagagagtcgttgactagagatgatacgccgtctcacggtggtcacttcctgtcgatgttacagatcagaagcacagagagtcgttga